A window from uncultured Desulfobacter sp. encodes these proteins:
- a CDS encoding GatB/YqeY domain-containing protein: protein MAENTAQYGWDASMGISLYDKIRQDMKTSMLKKDTAVRDTMRLIMGAFPEITVPITLESGKKSTRAKTPEEITNEDIHNIIRKFVKSEKTVLEIKKEDSSDYLELLESYLPKMATTEEIETWIKSNVDFSAMKSPMQAMGDVMKHFGKLADGNQVKGVLQGMSAEK, encoded by the coding sequence ATGGCAGAGAACACAGCCCAATATGGGTGGGACGCATCAATGGGTATTTCCCTCTATGATAAAATCCGGCAGGATATGAAAACCTCCATGCTTAAAAAAGATACCGCCGTAAGGGATACCATGCGGCTGATTATGGGTGCCTTTCCCGAAATCACAGTTCCCATAACCCTGGAGAGCGGAAAGAAATCAACCCGGGCCAAAACACCCGAAGAGATTACCAACGAGGATATCCATAACATCATCCGAAAGTTCGTCAAATCTGAAAAAACGGTGCTGGAAATAAAAAAAGAGGACTCGTCGGATTATCTGGAACTTCTGGAATCCTATCTGCCCAAAATGGCGACCACAGAAGAGATTGAAACCTGGATCAAAAGTAATGTGGACTTTTCTGCCATGAAAAGCCCCATGCAGGCAATGGGCGATGTGATGAAACATTTTGGAAAACTTGCCGACGGCAACCAGGTCAAGGGAGTTCTCCAGGGAATGAGTGCTGAAAAATAA
- a CDS encoding transporter substrate-binding domain-containing protein: MRHRILFFTVLFLFILSVSIDAAENIYGDIHEPLTIAIYKDYAPLTLLDVDGNPAGLFIDIWKLWSKKTGKQIVFIPGEWKDTLRDLKNGQASIHSGLFYSDSRSQWMAFSQPFWGVGSYFFYPFDSPNIEINDTLSGIRIAVLNDSFQKEYVKQKYPDAVTVSFPNLEKMIRSVLSKKTDCLLAEGPGMTAVLNRLGMSGQFKTSPQVFTRTCHAGVLKQNPQLLKLVDDGFNAISNSELAQIELRWISDPEKRYYSDDGYKIRLTDIERSWISAHPKIRVGFPSNFPPLFYNDEGVLKGISPDHLKLISTYSGLKFDMMTIPAKELDPFLRDGTIDMAVGFEIPERENVALHTLSSMNVNFVVVGRNDMPVISDLSTMKGKTIATVRGIKIFNKILNAYPDLKTYPVNSFKEAIDVVVSKKADALMGGLLMVGHLLPRHPTLKILGPVGIPPEPYGYLVSHLSPELVSILDKTIRLLPKEDVDAIMQKWFRVQIEQKINWVVVLGWIGALSIVFTLIILLLSHWNKKLTLEIKERKLAQKALQISEARLKSIIENSTNLFYSHTSDHKMTFVSPQVRQYLGYEPEEVMKHWADFITDHPMNKKAIEFTREAIRTGERQPTYELEMRHKSGRKMIVEVREAPLVENGTVTAIVGSLVDITERKQAEEALRASHERFLTVLDSIDATIYVADMDTYEVLFMNKFMINSFGRDFTGEKCWEAFRGEAQPCSYCNNAQLVDEQGKPAGGCVWQDRNPVTGKWYVNHDRAIEWTDGRLVRIQIATDITELKEMEKKYQQSQKMESIGQLAGGIAHDFNNILAPVIGFTQLSQTELPDDHPVQENLAVILDGAKRARDLVKRILHFSRQQEPVLKPTMLQPVIQESLKLLRSTLPANIHLTSELYDGQDAVLCDGSEVHEIILNLCTNAYHAIADDQGDIVIGLDKGVPPQELDLPGGKYLCLSVKDNGGGIPERIKDKIFEPYITTKEVGKGSGLGLSVVYGIVQNFNGGIDVKSSHKTGTLFNIYLPITDQSVDIEEKDSVRPSGNPGNNHILLVDDEEAIVELGERALENYGYRVTGLKDSTEALDLFKADPDGFDLVITDMAMPKMIGTELSQKLLEIRPDLPIIICSGYSEKLDKERAKDLKVLRFLDKPLLITDLIRNVAELLEKPKR, translated from the coding sequence ATGCGACACCGGATTTTATTTTTTACTGTCTTGTTTCTATTCATACTGAGCGTGTCCATTGACGCGGCTGAAAATATCTACGGTGACATCCATGAGCCGTTAACCATTGCTATTTATAAAGATTATGCGCCGTTGACCCTGCTGGATGTGGATGGTAATCCTGCCGGGCTTTTTATTGATATCTGGAAGCTATGGTCAAAGAAGACCGGCAAACAGATTGTCTTTATCCCGGGTGAGTGGAAAGATACGCTGCGTGATCTGAAAAACGGGCAGGCAAGTATTCATTCCGGTCTGTTTTACAGTGATTCGCGGTCCCAGTGGATGGCGTTTTCCCAACCCTTTTGGGGTGTTGGATCATATTTTTTCTATCCCTTCGATTCACCGAACATTGAAATCAACGATACACTGTCAGGCATAAGAATCGCTGTCTTGAATGACTCCTTTCAAAAGGAATATGTTAAGCAAAAATATCCTGACGCCGTCACGGTCTCATTTCCAAACTTGGAAAAAATGATCCGGTCTGTGCTATCCAAAAAAACGGATTGTCTTTTGGCCGAAGGCCCTGGCATGACAGCCGTTCTTAATCGTTTGGGGATGTCCGGACAGTTTAAGACCAGCCCTCAGGTTTTCACACGGACATGCCATGCCGGGGTGTTAAAACAGAACCCGCAATTACTTAAGCTGGTGGATGACGGGTTTAATGCCATTTCCAACAGTGAACTGGCGCAGATTGAGCTGCGCTGGATATCTGACCCTGAAAAACGATATTACAGCGATGATGGGTACAAAATACGATTGACCGATATTGAAAGATCATGGATTTCAGCGCACCCAAAGATCCGGGTGGGTTTTCCGTCTAATTTCCCGCCATTATTCTATAACGACGAGGGTGTTCTCAAAGGGATCAGTCCGGATCATCTTAAGCTGATCAGTACCTATTCCGGTTTGAAATTCGATATGATGACCATCCCGGCAAAAGAGCTGGACCCTTTTTTAAGGGACGGCACAATTGACATGGCCGTCGGTTTTGAAATTCCGGAACGGGAAAACGTTGCGCTTCATACCTTATCGAGTATGAACGTTAATTTTGTCGTTGTCGGCCGAAACGACATGCCTGTCATCAGCGATCTGTCGACGATGAAAGGCAAAACAATCGCAACCGTCCGTGGGATAAAGATTTTCAATAAGATCTTAAACGCCTATCCCGACCTAAAGACCTACCCGGTGAATTCTTTCAAGGAAGCCATAGACGTTGTGGTGTCGAAAAAAGCGGATGCCTTGATGGGGGGGCTTCTGATGGTCGGGCATCTTCTGCCGCGACATCCTACTTTGAAAATTTTAGGGCCTGTGGGCATCCCCCCGGAACCGTATGGCTATCTGGTAAGCCATTTATCGCCTGAACTGGTCAGTATCCTGGATAAAACGATCAGGCTGCTCCCCAAAGAAGATGTAGATGCCATCATGCAAAAATGGTTCAGGGTTCAGATTGAACAAAAGATAAACTGGGTCGTTGTTCTCGGATGGATCGGCGCACTCAGTATTGTTTTTACCCTCATCATACTGTTACTGTCCCATTGGAACAAAAAACTTACCCTTGAAATCAAAGAACGGAAGCTGGCACAAAAAGCACTGCAAATCAGCGAAGCCCGGTTGAAAAGTATTATTGAAAACAGCACCAACCTTTTTTATTCGCACACCTCCGATCACAAAATGACATTCGTCAGTCCCCAGGTCAGGCAATACCTTGGCTATGAGCCCGAAGAGGTGATGAAACACTGGGCCGATTTCATTACGGATCATCCCATGAATAAAAAGGCGATTGAATTTACCCGGGAAGCCATTCGAACCGGCGAACGGCAACCAACCTATGAACTTGAGATGCGGCATAAAAGCGGTCGGAAAATGATTGTTGAAGTGCGGGAAGCCCCATTGGTTGAAAATGGTACCGTGACGGCCATTGTCGGGTCCCTTGTGGATATTACCGAGCGCAAACAGGCAGAGGAGGCGCTTCGGGCGTCCCATGAACGATTTTTGACGGTGTTGGACAGTATCGATGCCACGATCTATGTCGCTGATATGGATACATATGAAGTGTTATTTATGAATAAATTCATGATTAACAGCTTTGGCAGAGATTTTACCGGCGAAAAATGCTGGGAAGCCTTTCGAGGTGAGGCCCAGCCCTGTTCGTATTGCAACAATGCGCAACTGGTTGATGAACAGGGAAAACCTGCCGGCGGCTGTGTATGGCAGGACAGAAATCCTGTGACCGGAAAATGGTATGTCAACCATGACCGTGCAATTGAGTGGACGGACGGCAGGCTGGTCAGAATTCAGATTGCCACGGATATCACCGAACTCAAAGAGATGGAAAAAAAATACCAGCAGTCCCAGAAAATGGAGTCCATCGGGCAATTGGCCGGCGGCATTGCACACGATTTTAATAATATACTTGCCCCGGTTATCGGATTTACCCAATTATCCCAGACTGAATTACCCGATGATCATCCTGTACAGGAAAATTTAGCCGTTATTTTGGATGGCGCAAAACGTGCCAGAGATCTGGTTAAACGCATTCTCCATTTTTCAAGACAGCAGGAACCGGTGTTAAAGCCGACGATGCTCCAACCCGTGATTCAGGAATCCCTGAAATTGCTCAGATCCACGCTTCCGGCAAATATTCATTTAACCAGTGAACTTTATGACGGTCAGGATGCTGTCTTGTGTGATGGCTCTGAAGTCCATGAAATCATTCTAAATCTTTGTACAAACGCCTATCATGCGATCGCCGACGATCAAGGCGACATCGTTATCGGTTTGGATAAAGGGGTGCCGCCCCAGGAATTAGACCTGCCCGGGGGAAAATATTTGTGTTTAAGCGTCAAAGATAATGGCGGCGGCATTCCCGAACGTATAAAAGATAAAATTTTTGAACCCTACATCACCACAAAAGAGGTCGGAAAGGGGTCCGGACTGGGCTTATCCGTTGTATATGGCATTGTTCAAAATTTTAATGGTGGGATAGATGTAAAAAGCAGTCATAAAACCGGAACGCTCTTTAATATTTACCTGCCCATTACTGATCAGTCGGTTGATATCGAAGAAAAGGATTCTGTTCGTCCTTCAGGTAACCCCGGGAACAACCATATTTTACTGGTGGACGATGAAGAAGCCATTGTCGAATTGGGAGAGCGGGCACTTGAAAATTATGGGTATCGTGTGACCGGTCTGAAAGACAGTACTGAAGCCTTGGATTTATTCAAAGCCGATCCGGATGGTTTCGATCTGGTGATTACGGATATGGCAATGCCAAAGATGATCGGGACGGAATTGTCGCAAAAACTATTGGAAATTCGTCCTGATCTCCCCATTATTATCTGTTCGGGGTACAGCGAAAAATTAGACAAGGAGAGGGCAAAGGATCTCAAGGTATTAAGGTTTTTAGATAAACCTCTCCTGATTACGGATTTAATTCGAAACGTAGCCGAATTATTAGAGAAGCCAAAGAGATGA
- a CDS encoding iron ABC transporter permease: MPVVTGIKNTPARVAIGLALLLGGVMVVSAAMGVVRLPFAQVLAVIWERLFSREAADALASAIVWDVRLPRILTAAVVGAGLSVSGVVFQGILRNPLADPYTLGISAGAAFGACVAFLFNMSYFQGLSVGLCAFAGALITLVVVLYLSGGSASGYSSNNLILSGIIVAAILSAGISFLKYAADERVSVIIFWLMGSFAAKTWTDVGLCLAFVSIGTVVCLCLARDLNLMALGDRAAASLGVDVKKSRLILLAAASLMAAVCVSVSGIIGFVGLLVPHMMRGIVGADNQWLMPVSLLAGAVLLLCADTFTRAVLPSELPIGVLTALIGGPFFCYVFKRQFSGKSKS; this comes from the coding sequence ATGCCGGTTGTGACAGGCATAAAAAACACCCCTGCCCGGGTGGCGATCGGTCTTGCCTTGCTGCTGGGCGGGGTTATGGTTGTGTCTGCGGCCATGGGCGTGGTGCGCCTGCCCTTTGCACAGGTGCTGGCTGTGATCTGGGAAAGGCTCTTCAGCCGGGAGGCCGCGGATGCTCTGGCATCGGCCATCGTTTGGGATGTGCGCCTCCCCAGGATTTTGACGGCCGCCGTTGTGGGGGCAGGGCTCTCGGTTTCCGGGGTGGTGTTCCAGGGGATTTTGCGAAATCCCCTGGCTGATCCGTATACCCTCGGCATTTCAGCCGGGGCCGCCTTTGGGGCCTGTGTGGCCTTTTTGTTTAACATGAGCTACTTTCAAGGCTTGAGTGTGGGGCTGTGCGCCTTTGCCGGTGCGCTGATCACCCTGGTTGTGGTGCTTTACCTGTCCGGCGGCTCTGCCAGCGGGTACTCATCCAACAATTTGATTCTTTCCGGGATTATCGTTGCCGCCATATTGTCGGCCGGGATCAGTTTTCTTAAATATGCAGCGGATGAACGGGTCTCGGTGATTATCTTCTGGCTCATGGGTAGTTTTGCCGCCAAAACCTGGACGGATGTGGGGCTTTGCCTTGCCTTTGTGAGTATCGGCACTGTGGTGTGCCTGTGCCTGGCCCGGGACTTGAATCTGATGGCCCTGGGCGACCGGGCGGCGGCCTCCCTTGGCGTGGATGTGAAAAAATCCCGTCTGATTCTTCTGGCTGCAGCATCGCTCATGGCGGCCGTGTGTGTCTCCGTATCCGGTATCATCGGGTTTGTGGGGCTTTTGGTGCCCCATATGATGCGCGGGATTGTGGGGGCGGATAACCAGTGGCTGATGCCGGTTTCCCTTCTGGCAGGTGCCGTGCTGCTGCTGTGCGCGGATACCTTTACCCGGGCCGTATTGCCGTCGGAACTGCCCATCGGGGTGCTCACCGCGTTGATCGGTGGACCGTTTTTTTGTTATGTGTTTAAACGGCAGTTTTCCGGAAAGTCAAAGAGTTAA
- a CDS encoding DUF4126 domain-containing protein — protein MESFDQIIKTIALSMGAAWASGINLYATVFVLGILGATGNLVLPQNLEILSDPVVLWASGFMYCVEFIADKTPGVDSGWDAIHTFIRIPAGVMIAAGAVGDVNPPLALATGILGGGLATGSHLTKSGSRLLINTSPEPFSNWAASVLEDVAVIGGILAALHNPVLFLALLVGFICLIVWLLPKLWRGIKLLFVKIKSFFNKEATRQIP, from the coding sequence GTGGAGTCCTTTGATCAGATTATTAAAACCATTGCATTGAGCATGGGCGCGGCATGGGCTAGCGGAATCAACCTGTATGCCACGGTATTCGTTCTGGGCATTCTGGGCGCCACCGGCAATCTGGTGCTGCCCCAGAATCTTGAAATATTGTCTGACCCGGTTGTACTGTGGGCGTCCGGGTTCATGTATTGTGTTGAGTTTATTGCGGATAAAACCCCCGGGGTGGATTCGGGATGGGATGCCATCCATACCTTTATCCGAATCCCTGCCGGTGTGATGATTGCCGCAGGCGCCGTGGGGGATGTCAACCCGCCCCTGGCCCTTGCCACCGGCATTTTGGGCGGCGGCCTTGCCACGGGTAGCCATCTGACAAAATCGGGTTCCCGGTTGTTGATCAATACCTCTCCTGAGCCCTTTTCCAACTGGGCGGCCTCGGTGCTCGAAGATGTGGCCGTCATCGGCGGTATTCTGGCAGCGCTTCATAATCCCGTTTTGTTTTTAGCGCTTCTGGTCGGCTTTATTTGTCTGATTGTGTGGCTGCTGCCTAAATTATGGCGGGGGATTAAATTGCTTTTTGTGAAAATAAAAAGTTTTTTCAACAAGGAAGCCACCCGGCAAATTCCCTGA
- a CDS encoding ABC transporter ATP-binding protein, translating into MGYTLKDVSFSYESQAIFSELSLEIRPQCFHGVLGPNGSGKTTLLDLITGHLKPRSGDILLDGESLGRFGANDLAKKCALVPQDFRVNFPFTVAQVVMMGRYPHLGRFSAPGLKDRERVDQAMAATGISGFSHRYVTELSGGERQRVVFARALAQNPACLILDEATSNLDVRHTLALMSLAAERVKTNGLTVISVMQDLNLAARFCQSLLFLKHGRVVAHGPTDQVFAASVIQEVFDVPSRVYFDETIQCKQVIFL; encoded by the coding sequence ATGGGATATACCTTAAAAGACGTCAGTTTTTCCTATGAATCCCAGGCCATTTTTTCAGAACTCAGCCTGGAAATACGGCCCCAATGCTTTCATGGGGTGCTCGGGCCCAACGGCAGCGGGAAAACCACCCTGCTTGATCTGATCACTGGCCACCTGAAACCCAGAAGCGGCGATATCCTGTTGGACGGCGAAAGCCTTGGGAGGTTTGGCGCCAATGACCTGGCAAAAAAATGTGCACTGGTGCCTCAGGATTTCCGGGTGAACTTTCCCTTTACCGTGGCCCAGGTGGTGATGATGGGACGATATCCCCATCTGGGCCGGTTCAGTGCGCCCGGTCTCAAGGACCGGGAACGGGTGGACCAGGCCATGGCGGCCACGGGAATCAGCGGTTTTTCCCATCGATATGTGACGGAACTGTCCGGCGGAGAACGCCAGCGCGTGGTGTTTGCCAGGGCCCTGGCCCAGAATCCCGCCTGCCTGATCCTGGACGAAGCCACATCCAATCTTGACGTTCGTCATACCTTGGCGCTGATGAGCCTGGCGGCGGAAAGGGTTAAAACCAACGGCTTGACGGTGATCAGCGTGATGCAGGATCTTAATCTGGCCGCCCGGTTCTGCCAGTCCCTGCTGTTTTTAAAGCATGGACGGGTTGTCGCCCATGGCCCGACTGACCAGGTGTTCGCGGCATCGGTGATCCAAGAGGTTTTTGATGTACCGTCCAGAGTCTATTTCGATGAAACCATTCAGTGTAAGCAAGTGATCTTTTTATGA
- a CDS encoding class I SAM-dependent methyltransferase codes for MSLSTLNYYNRNSPDIAKRYESADVKPLHDFLLSGLEPGGRLLELGCGSGRDAAFMVSQGFSVLATDGSGAMVEQAKRHHPELADQVIPLELPDGLSNKSGLFHGIYAVAVLMHLSVQDIEITLSGVNALLAPKGRFIFSVPARRDDVMPNGFDSKARRFTALSPNEWTDLCLKCNLQIVRTMICQDGMGRGAIAWMNCLAQKP; via the coding sequence ATGAGCCTTTCAACACTGAATTATTACAATCGAAATTCCCCGGACATTGCCAAGAGATATGAATCAGCAGATGTCAAACCGCTGCATGATTTTCTTTTGTCCGGCCTGGAACCAGGCGGCAGACTGCTGGAGCTTGGGTGCGGCTCCGGCAGGGATGCCGCCTTTATGGTCAGTCAGGGGTTCAGTGTGCTGGCAACGGATGGCTCCGGGGCAATGGTTGAACAGGCAAAACGACACCACCCCGAACTTGCGGATCAGGTGATTCCGCTTGAACTGCCGGATGGATTATCAAATAAATCAGGTTTATTTCACGGCATATATGCCGTTGCGGTATTGATGCATCTATCTGTACAGGACATCGAAATCACGTTGTCTGGTGTCAACGCGCTTCTGGCACCAAAGGGCCGGTTCATATTCTCAGTCCCGGCCCGGCGTGATGATGTCATGCCAAATGGGTTTGATTCCAAAGCCAGAAGATTCACGGCGCTATCACCGAATGAGTGGACAGATTTATGCCTGAAATGCAACCTGCAGATTGTTCGCACCATGATCTGCCAGGACGGTATGGGAAGAGGCGCAATTGCCTGGATGAACTGCCTGGCCCAAAAGCCCTAA
- a CDS encoding amino acid permease has protein sequence MSSDSNAAVSGRLGTFAGVFTPSVLTILGIILFLRLGYVVGAGGLGKALIIIAVANLISVLTSFSLAAIATNMKVGGGGDYYLISRTLGIEFGGAIGIVLFLAQSVSIAFYCIGFGEALAAILGLTGHMAVQLIAGGALLFLFLLAWIGADMATKFQYVVMVFLVLALSSFYIGGIRQWNTGLLVKNWVAGEGSASFWILFALFFPAVTGFTQGVSMSGDLKDPGKSLPTGTFAAVFISILVYFSVAVVFAASTPLKTLAGDYGAMKQISMYGWLINAGVVAATLSSAMASFLGAPRILQSLASDKIFSFLIPFAKGHGPCDNPRRGVLLSFGIAVATVFVGQLDLIAGVVSMFFLISYGLLNYATYFEAAAETPSFRPRFRWYSKKISLVGALICLGVMLAIDFKTGIAAVAILFAVFQYLKRVSAPARWADSRRSYCLKLVRDNLVEAQKIPAHSRDWRPYVLVLSNDEEQMKLLLDFSSLIEGKSGITTAVRILQARGYRAVKLKADAEKDLARMISEQESSAFSLVFSTEYAANGLSALCQSFGVGPVRANTVLMSWNEQYVKADNPVQFSSYQELIRLVAQAGCNPIFLDRKNLSPDSESSGKDKTIDVWWQDDDTSRLMLLLAYLITRDPNWGGARIRLLACYLDRDNKQIMQMLADTLDEFRIQAEPKIILGINEKVFLKTSGQADLVFIPVSLKKDDALMFGDLSPEQLLPGLKTVALVMAAQKIELDSSPEEGRAGELAHLFDELKHAEKRVEMAKKRAQQAVKSASEYIKDVDDRQFDDPNLLTHLKEKIALQEKAEAANKKVLKEQAKLKDISQRAKDEGLAVDNEDQ, from the coding sequence ATGTCATCAGATAGCAATGCGGCCGTCTCCGGTCGGCTGGGGACGTTTGCCGGGGTTTTCACGCCAAGTGTTTTGACCATCCTCGGGATTATCCTTTTTCTGCGCCTAGGGTATGTGGTGGGTGCCGGCGGGCTTGGTAAAGCGTTGATTATTATTGCAGTGGCCAACCTGATTTCAGTTCTGACCTCATTTTCCCTGGCCGCCATTGCCACCAATATGAAAGTTGGGGGCGGGGGGGACTATTACCTGATTTCAAGAACCCTTGGCATTGAGTTCGGCGGGGCCATCGGTATTGTTCTGTTTTTGGCCCAGTCCGTGTCCATCGCCTTTTACTGCATCGGGTTCGGGGAGGCCCTGGCTGCTATTCTCGGGCTGACCGGCCATATGGCGGTTCAGTTGATTGCCGGTGGGGCCTTGCTGTTTCTTTTTCTGCTGGCGTGGATCGGTGCGGATATGGCCACCAAATTCCAGTATGTGGTTATGGTGTTTTTGGTTCTGGCGCTTTCGTCTTTCTACATTGGCGGTATCCGGCAGTGGAATACCGGACTTTTGGTGAAAAACTGGGTTGCCGGGGAAGGCTCCGCCTCCTTTTGGATTCTTTTTGCTCTGTTTTTTCCGGCGGTGACCGGATTTACCCAAGGGGTCAGCATGTCCGGAGATCTTAAAGACCCGGGTAAAAGCCTGCCCACGGGGACCTTTGCGGCGGTTTTTATTTCCATACTGGTCTATTTCTCCGTGGCGGTGGTGTTTGCGGCTTCCACCCCTTTGAAAACCTTGGCCGGTGACTACGGGGCCATGAAGCAGATCTCCATGTATGGTTGGCTGATCAATGCCGGTGTGGTTGCCGCCACCCTCTCTTCGGCCATGGCTTCGTTTCTTGGGGCACCCAGAATTTTGCAGTCCCTGGCATCGGATAAGATATTTTCTTTTCTTATCCCTTTTGCCAAAGGCCACGGGCCTTGCGATAATCCCCGCAGGGGCGTGCTGCTGTCCTTCGGCATTGCTGTGGCCACTGTTTTTGTGGGGCAGCTGGATCTGATTGCCGGGGTGGTCTCCATGTTTTTTCTGATCTCCTACGGCCTGCTCAACTATGCCACCTATTTTGAAGCAGCTGCCGAAACCCCGTCTTTCAGGCCCCGGTTCCGGTGGTACAGCAAAAAGATCAGTCTTGTGGGCGCGTTGATCTGTCTGGGCGTGATGCTGGCCATTGATTTTAAGACCGGGATTGCAGCCGTGGCCATTTTGTTTGCCGTTTTTCAGTATCTTAAACGGGTTTCGGCTCCTGCAAGGTGGGCCGACAGCCGGCGCTCTTACTGTCTGAAACTGGTCCGGGACAATCTGGTGGAGGCACAAAAGATCCCTGCCCATTCAAGGGACTGGCGACCCTATGTCCTTGTGTTGTCCAACGATGAAGAGCAGATGAAGCTGTTGCTGGATTTTTCTTCGCTCATTGAGGGAAAAAGCGGTATTACAACGGCGGTTCGAATCCTCCAGGCCCGCGGGTACAGGGCTGTGAAGTTGAAAGCCGACGCCGAAAAGGATCTGGCCCGAATGATTTCAGAACAAGAGAGCTCGGCTTTTTCCCTTGTGTTCTCTACGGAGTATGCGGCCAATGGTCTGTCCGCACTGTGCCAAAGTTTTGGCGTTGGGCCGGTCAGGGCGAACACCGTGCTCATGAGCTGGAATGAGCAATATGTTAAAGCGGATAATCCTGTTCAGTTCAGCAGTTATCAGGAGTTGATACGCTTGGTGGCCCAGGCCGGGTGCAATCCCATATTTCTGGACCGGAAAAATCTGTCCCCGGACTCTGAAAGTTCAGGCAAAGACAAGACCATTGATGTCTGGTGGCAGGATGATGACACCAGCCGCCTCATGCTGCTTCTTGCCTATCTGATCACAAGAGATCCCAATTGGGGTGGTGCCAGAATCAGGCTTTTAGCCTGTTATCTTGACCGGGACAACAAACAGATCATGCAGATGCTGGCCGATACCCTTGACGAATTCCGTATCCAGGCCGAACCCAAGATTATCCTGGGGATCAATGAAAAGGTATTTTTGAAAACATCTGGACAGGCAGATCTGGTGTTTATCCCTGTCTCCCTGAAAAAAGATGATGCCCTGATGTTCGGCGATCTGTCGCCTGAGCAGCTTTTGCCGGGTCTGAAAACGGTGGCCCTGGTTATGGCAGCCCAGAAAATTGAATTGGATTCATCTCCTGAAGAGGGCAGGGCCGGTGAACTGGCGCATCTTTTTGACGAACTCAAGCATGCGGAAAAAAGGGTGGAGATGGCTAAGAAAAGGGCTCAACAGGCTGTAAAATCAGCCTCGGAATATATCAAGGATGTTGATGATCGGCAGTTTGATGACCCGAACCTGTTGACTCACCTTAAAGAAAAGATTGCATTGCAGGAAAAAGCCGAAGCGGCCAATAAAAAGGTCTTGAAGGAACAGGCCAAGCTCAAGGATATCTCCCAGCGGGCTAAAGATGAAGGGCTTGCTGTGGACAACGAAGATCAGTGA
- a CDS encoding sirohydrochlorin cobaltochelatase, with the protein MRKLIPAAVVLAMVLCAVNAYAHKEAREMKKGILLVAFGTSEASAKVSFQNIEAKVKKAFPGVDVVWAYTSHIIRHKLAGQGEMILSPAQALAKMMDEGYTHVAVQSLHTIPGEEYHELTMTVNAFKAIPGGFDRLILGFPMLGAQDTVARAVDAVIATLPKVRKANEAVVLMGHGTHHPGNIYYSAMNWQLQQKDPNIIMGTVEGYPDLGDVIAWLKEKKIGKVWLIPFMSVAGDHAKNDMAGDEDDSWKSQLTKVGFSCQTVLKGTAEYDAFVDIWVSQLAKAMAHFK; encoded by the coding sequence ATGCGAAAGTTGATTCCCGCAGCAGTTGTTTTAGCCATGGTTTTGTGCGCAGTAAATGCATATGCCCACAAAGAAGCAAGAGAGATGAAAAAAGGCATATTGCTGGTGGCCTTTGGCACCAGTGAAGCCTCGGCAAAGGTCTCTTTTCAAAACATTGAGGCCAAAGTAAAAAAAGCGTTTCCCGGTGTTGATGTGGTCTGGGCCTATACCTCCCATATCATCCGGCATAAACTGGCCGGGCAGGGTGAGATGATTCTTTCCCCGGCCCAGGCTCTGGCCAAAATGATGGATGAGGGATATACCCATGTGGCGGTGCAGTCCCTTCACACCATTCCGGGTGAGGAGTACCATGAACTGACCATGACTGTGAATGCATTCAAGGCGATACCCGGCGGATTTGACAGGCTTATTTTAGGCTTTCCGATGCTGGGGGCCCAGGACACGGTTGCCAGGGCGGTTGACGCTGTGATTGCCACACTGCCCAAGGTGCGCAAGGCAAACGAAGCGGTTGTACTCATGGGGCACGGCACCCATCATCCTGGAAATATTTACTACTCCGCGATGAACTGGCAGCTTCAGCAAAAAGACCCCAACATCATTATGGGCACCGTGGAGGGATATCCTGATCTTGGTGATGTCATTGCCTGGCTTAAGGAAAAAAAGATTGGCAAAGTCTGGTTAATTCCCTTTATGTCCGTTGCCGGTGACCACGCCAAAAATGATATGGCAGGGGACGAAGACGATTCCTGGAAGTCCCAGTTGACCAAGGTGGGATTCTCTTGTCAAACCGTACTCAAAGGTACGGCTGAATATGATGCGTTTGTCGATATCTGGGTAAGTCAACTGGCAAAGGCAATGGCTCATTTCAAGTAA